A single Leptolyngbya sp. FACHB-261 DNA region contains:
- a CDS encoding O-antigen ligase family protein, with protein sequence MIVSVLCALLLFFVGFYLYQKHPLSYISYTWWLWFLAPELRRLVDYKVGYQTTSPIILAPHLVTGLACLSLRRLPPTVTLSDMVPFGLCLLGVVYSFLVGAVTGSLPSATFALFNWLFPIVFGVHLFVNWRSYLPYRKVMLNTFLWSVLILGAYGVVQFMIAPPWDTYWMTSSKMGSIGSPAPLQIRVFSTMNSPGPFAGVMATGLLLLFSAKGTLVLAAAGPGYLSFLLSMVRASWAGWMLSLLTFATFMKVRFQFRLILTLLLLGILVVPLASMGPFSSTINSRVNSLSNVQSDSSFNARSTLYADFLSNALVNPMGAGLGKTGLATKLASGGELGELGILDSGVLDVLFSLGWLGGLPYLIGLVWLLIRSLSYLPRSVDLFADAARSIAITGVIQLIFSNTFIGVAGMTSWAFLAMSLSAGKYYQWQKKQRGVAMDSARILSDGRLYSPSVLPRSLS encoded by the coding sequence ATGATTGTCAGTGTTTTGTGTGCTCTACTGCTCTTTTTTGTTGGTTTTTACCTTTACCAAAAGCATCCACTTTCCTACATCAGCTACACCTGGTGGCTATGGTTTCTTGCGCCTGAGCTGCGTCGTCTAGTTGACTACAAAGTAGGCTATCAAACCACCAGCCCGATTATCCTGGCTCCCCACCTAGTAACGGGGCTGGCCTGCCTGAGCCTGCGGCGGCTACCCCCAACCGTAACATTGTCAGATATGGTGCCTTTTGGCCTGTGCTTACTGGGGGTTGTTTATAGCTTTTTGGTAGGCGCAGTGACTGGGTCACTTCCCTCAGCAACCTTTGCTTTGTTTAACTGGCTGTTCCCCATTGTTTTTGGCGTTCACCTGTTTGTTAACTGGCGCTCTTATCTGCCCTATCGAAAAGTAATGCTTAATACTTTTCTCTGGAGCGTTCTCATCTTAGGGGCCTATGGTGTTGTGCAATTTATGATTGCGCCTCCCTGGGATACCTACTGGATGACCAGTTCCAAAATGGGCTCAATTGGCTCCCCTGCCCCGCTGCAAATTCGAGTATTTAGTACTATGAATTCCCCAGGTCCCTTTGCTGGGGTTATGGCAACAGGGCTACTGCTCCTATTTAGTGCTAAGGGCACGCTAGTTTTGGCAGCAGCCGGACCTGGCTATCTATCGTTCCTGCTATCGATGGTCAGAGCAAGTTGGGCTGGTTGGATGCTCAGCTTGCTCACCTTTGCCACGTTTATGAAGGTACGCTTCCAGTTCCGCCTCATCTTGACGCTACTGTTGCTGGGAATCTTGGTTGTACCGCTAGCTAGTATGGGCCCATTCTCTAGCACAATCAATTCCCGAGTTAATAGCCTTTCCAATGTTCAGAGTGACTCTAGCTTTAATGCTCGCTCAACCCTTTATGCAGACTTCCTCTCGAACGCATTGGTAAACCCAATGGGAGCCGGTTTGGGCAAAACAGGTTTGGCAACGAAGCTGGCTTCAGGAGGGGAACTGGGTGAGTTAGGCATTCTGGATAGTGGCGTTCTCGATGTGTTGTTCTCCCTTGGCTGGTTAGGAGGGCTTCCTTATCTCATCGGTCTCGTCTGGCTACTTATTCGTTCTTTGAGCTACCTACCCAGAAGTGTAGATCTGTTTGCAGATGCTGCTCGTAGTATTGCCATCACTGGGGTTATCCAGTTGATCTTCAGTAATACATTTATTGGTGTGGCGGGAATGACTTCCTGGGCTTTCCTGGCCATGAGTTTATCGGCTGGTAAATACTACCAATGGCAAAAAAAACAGCGAGGTGTTGCTATGGATTCAGCGCGAATACTATCAGACGGTCGGCTTTACTCGCCCTCGGTTTTGCCTCGTTCCCTTTCGTGA
- a CDS encoding glycosyltransferase family 2 protein — MTRSETRSGLAPTAATASPCISVVIIAQDEEERIAQAIRSCQGFADEIVVIDGGSQDTTVQTAETLGCTVYVNPWPGYARQRNFGAQKATHAWIFFIDSDEVVSEELAASLRNWKKQPVPGVDAFSVYRIGDFLGTWLPKGGYLIRLYNKEVFSIKEVLVHEEPDVGNATVGKLPGTLWHHGFRSIEDHVRRFNKYTDLEAQKAYLAGRKFSWARLLLRPPARFLQKYIVQGLYRKGAAGFAVAGFWSYYEFLQEMKVYELHWKNQKPLSGK; from the coding sequence ATGACTCGCTCTGAAACCCGTTCAGGTCTAGCCCCGACTGCTGCGACTGCCAGTCCTTGCATTTCAGTGGTGATTATTGCCCAGGACGAAGAAGAGCGAATTGCTCAAGCAATTCGCTCCTGCCAAGGCTTCGCTGATGAAATTGTAGTGATCGATGGCGGCAGCCAGGATACTACCGTTCAGACAGCAGAGACTTTGGGCTGCACCGTCTATGTCAATCCCTGGCCAGGTTACGCGAGGCAGCGTAACTTTGGGGCGCAGAAAGCTACCCATGCCTGGATCTTTTTTATTGACTCCGACGAAGTTGTGAGTGAGGAGCTAGCCGCTTCGCTCAGAAATTGGAAAAAGCAACCTGTCCCTGGAGTCGATGCTTTTTCTGTGTACAGAATCGGCGATTTTCTAGGAACCTGGCTCCCCAAAGGCGGTTACCTCATCCGGCTCTACAACAAAGAAGTCTTCAGTATCAAAGAAGTTTTGGTGCATGAAGAACCAGACGTTGGTAATGCCACTGTGGGCAAGCTACCTGGCACCCTTTGGCATCATGGCTTTCGCAGCATTGAAGACCATGTCAGGCGCTTCAACAAATACACAGATCTAGAGGCACAAAAGGCGTATCTTGCGGGCAGAAAGTTCAGCTGGGCCCGCTTGCTTCTACGGCCACCAGCCCGCTTTTTGCAGAAGTATATTGTGCAGGGTCTCTATCGCAAAGGGGCGGCAGGCTTTGCAGTAGCAGGTTTTTGGAGCTACTACGAATTTCTTCAGGAAATGAAGGTCTATGAGCTTCATTGGAAGAATCAAAAACCCCTATCCGGCAAATGA
- a CDS encoding glycosyltransferase family 2 protein: MLTITVLVPTYRRPQDLARCLSMLQQQNRPADEVLVIARDTDAETWAFLQDYDPQSLNLRTVKVTVPGQVAALNAGLDAAQGEIIAITDDDAAPRTDWLSRIEAHFLADSQVGGVGGRDWIRHEDRIESGTRETVGQVQWFGRVIGNHHLGTGSAREVDILKGANMSYRRTAIAGLRFDERLRGTGAQVNNDLAFSLAVKRAGYKLIYDPAVAVDHYEGSRWGDDRVGHFDSALPAVYDSSFNEALVLLDYLPASRRALYLSWSLLIGTRKSPGILQAMRFTVPFGALAWLRCFTVQRGKFSALLALRSFQ; this comes from the coding sequence ATGCTGACTATCACCGTTCTCGTTCCTACATACCGTCGTCCGCAGGATCTGGCCCGTTGTCTAAGCATGCTGCAGCAGCAAAACCGGCCTGCTGATGAGGTTCTGGTTATCGCTCGGGACACGGATGCCGAGACTTGGGCCTTTCTCCAAGATTATGACCCTCAGTCATTGAACCTGCGTACTGTTAAGGTTACTGTCCCTGGACAGGTTGCTGCGCTCAATGCTGGCTTGGACGCTGCCCAGGGCGAAATTATCGCTATCACCGATGATGATGCTGCTCCTCGAACTGACTGGCTGTCTCGCATAGAAGCCCACTTTTTAGCCGACAGCCAGGTTGGTGGTGTGGGCGGACGAGATTGGATTCGCCACGAAGATCGGATCGAAAGCGGCACCCGCGAGACCGTAGGCCAAGTGCAGTGGTTTGGCCGTGTGATTGGAAACCACCATTTAGGCACTGGCTCCGCTCGTGAGGTGGACATCCTCAAAGGAGCCAATATGAGCTACCGACGTACGGCCATCGCAGGCTTGCGTTTTGATGAGCGTCTACGCGGCACAGGTGCCCAAGTTAATAACGACCTTGCCTTTAGCTTGGCTGTCAAACGAGCGGGCTACAAACTGATCTACGACCCAGCTGTAGCGGTAGACCACTACGAGGGCTCGCGTTGGGGCGATGACCGGGTGGGCCACTTCGACAGTGCTCTGCCTGCTGTTTACGATTCCAGCTTCAACGAGGCGCTCGTGCTGTTGGATTATCTACCGGCCAGCCGACGGGCCCTGTACTTATCCTGGTCATTGCTCATTGGTACGCGCAAATCACCCGGGATTCTCCAGGCGATGCGGTTTACTGTTCCCTTTGGGGCGCTGGCCTGGTTGCGCTGCTTTACGGTACAGCGCGGCAAATTCTCGGCACTGCTCGCTCTAAGGAGCTTTCAATGA
- a CDS encoding glycosyltransferase: MQQPLISVIIPTYNRLAYLKEALKSVLRQTYQNFEVIVSDDCSPESPQALIEDLNDPRIRLRRNSKNLGVALNVAHAFEQAQGEYIACLNDDDLWNENFLEKLVLPLVQQPELALAFCDHYIIDANGNVDQQETEQNSKRWYRNQLKEGIYQPFYDLGLVHQAVSPASSAVIRREMINLLELREVGVYWDYYLTYLACRSGRGAYYCPERLTLYRIHPQSETMTSGSRNAQAKIRKANSGIFCYERFMEDTRLREFRPYFQKKWAHANTTLGIALLRTGEIERARFYLWRAMRGDFSLRSCAAMALSLTSQALTRQITGIPQ; the protein is encoded by the coding sequence TTGCAGCAGCCTTTAATTAGTGTCATCATCCCAACCTACAATCGTCTGGCTTATTTAAAAGAAGCGCTCAAGAGCGTCCTTCGGCAGACATATCAAAATTTTGAAGTCATCGTCTCTGATGACTGTAGCCCTGAAAGTCCTCAGGCTTTGATTGAGGATTTGAATGATCCTCGCATTCGCTTGCGGCGCAACTCAAAGAATCTCGGGGTGGCTTTGAATGTCGCTCATGCTTTTGAGCAGGCACAAGGCGAGTATATCGCCTGCTTAAATGATGACGATTTATGGAATGAGAATTTCTTAGAGAAGCTAGTGCTTCCTCTTGTCCAGCAGCCAGAATTGGCTCTGGCTTTTTGCGATCACTATATTATTGACGCGAACGGCAATGTTGATCAGCAAGAGACTGAGCAAAACAGCAAACGGTGGTATCGGAACCAGCTCAAAGAAGGCATCTATCAACCCTTTTATGACCTAGGGCTAGTGCATCAGGCTGTATCACCAGCTTCCTCGGCTGTCATTCGCCGTGAAATGATTAATTTGCTAGAACTGCGGGAGGTAGGCGTTTATTGGGACTACTATCTAACCTACTTAGCCTGTCGTTCAGGCCGTGGTGCTTATTACTGCCCCGAACGGCTAACCCTCTATCGCATTCACCCACAGTCTGAAACGATGACTAGTGGCAGTCGCAATGCCCAAGCCAAGATCCGCAAGGCGAACTCTGGCATCTTCTGCTACGAACGGTTTATGGAGGATACCCGCTTAAGAGAGTTTAGGCCCTATTTCCAGAAAAAATGGGCTCATGCCAACACAACTCTAGGCATCGCCTTATTGCGAACTGGAGAGATTGAACGGGCACGTTTTTATTTATGGCGAGCAATGAGAGGCGATTTCAGCCTGCGTTCCTGTGCTGCGATGGCATTAAGCCTGACATCCCAAGCCCTGACGCGTCAAATCACAGGGATACCGCAATGA
- a CDS encoding glycosyltransferase family 4 protein, whose amino-acid sequence MHIIVTGNELSSTRGGSELSLFDVCHSLSKRGHRISLLYVNEGDLLKDYYSFCDQVIRIHGYRFNRKSLASSVLNFLSDISKVPTSQNSVIYSNGYNEVFFGSTAASYKNIPFVVHLRLPPPEEKIYPLRQAGLKGAKQAIALTKVKKFIAVSNQTKLDWSNVGIERERIEIVHNGINLEAFKPSDNLTARRDDLGILRNTKVILYVGRLDRVKGIETLMRAFSLLLKEGQSDKHLLIAGKPLLQDGEYEGELKRLSIELGIDRKVTFLGHVQNPSSLYRVSDVTVLPSLWSEPFGRTIIESMACGTPVVASKVGGIPEILTSEFQHFLSLPGDEEDLFRILSRTIDWKNTDPQLGERSRDHVLRNFSLSGTVDGIEKVLLSTT is encoded by the coding sequence ATGCACATCATTGTTACAGGAAACGAACTGTCTTCAACCCGTGGTGGGTCTGAGTTAAGTCTGTTCGATGTTTGTCACAGCTTGTCTAAGCGGGGGCACCGTATTAGTCTGCTTTACGTCAACGAGGGAGACTTGCTTAAAGACTACTATAGCTTTTGTGATCAGGTTATTAGGATTCATGGCTATAGATTTAATCGCAAATCACTCGCCTCATCTGTTCTAAATTTTCTGTCCGACATATCTAAGGTTCCAACTAGTCAGAATAGTGTCATTTACAGCAACGGTTACAATGAGGTGTTCTTCGGCTCCACTGCCGCCTCATATAAAAATATTCCGTTTGTTGTCCATCTTCGCTTGCCACCACCTGAAGAGAAAATTTATCCGTTACGCCAAGCTGGCTTGAAAGGCGCTAAACAAGCTATTGCGCTTACGAAAGTAAAAAAATTTATTGCTGTCTCTAATCAAACAAAACTCGACTGGAGTAATGTCGGTATTGAAAGGGAGAGAATTGAGATTGTTCATAATGGAATTAATCTAGAAGCTTTCAAGCCCTCAGATAATCTGACTGCTCGCAGAGATGACCTTGGTATCTTGAGAAATACCAAGGTCATTTTATATGTGGGAAGACTCGATAGAGTCAAGGGAATTGAAACTCTAATGAGAGCATTCTCATTGCTTCTGAAAGAAGGCCAGAGCGACAAGCATTTGCTGATCGCTGGAAAACCTTTACTCCAGGACGGAGAATATGAAGGCGAATTAAAACGGCTGTCGATCGAGTTAGGAATAGATCGAAAAGTAACTTTCCTTGGTCACGTTCAAAATCCAAGTTCTCTTTATCGGGTCAGTGACGTTACAGTTTTGCCTAGCCTCTGGTCGGAACCCTTCGGGAGAACGATTATTGAATCAATGGCTTGTGGCACACCTGTTGTAGCTAGTAAAGTTGGAGGAATTCCTGAAATTTTGACCAGTGAATTTCAGCATTTTCTTTCTCTACCTGGGGATGAAGAAGACCTGTTTAGAATTTTGAGTCGAACTATAGATTGGAAAAACACAGATCCTCAACTAGGCGAGAGAAGCCGTGATCATGTCTTACGCAATTTCAGCCTTAGTGGGACTGTAGATGGAATTGAAAAAGTACTGCTGAGCACTACCTAA
- a CDS encoding GDP-mannose 4,6-dehydratase: MKKALITGISGQDGSYLAELLLTKGYEVHGVVRRQAVEDPSRQLFNLETIKDRVVLHTASLDNHLSLYKVIREVQPDECYHLAASSFVSYSFDDESSILTSNFNGTHYLLASIKEIIPECRFFFAGSSEMFGRVLSAPQNELTPFNPRSVYGISKLASYHLVRNYRNQYGIFACTGILYNHESPRRDFKFVTRKVTSTAAKIKLGLENKLYLGNLEALRDWGYAPDYVDAMWLMLQRSAPEDYVIASGTNHSVQEFVDCAFRCVGLDFRDFVELDQRFYREGETVPLCGNSYKIREELNWKSERKLEDIIKEMVENDLRLLSGDRL, encoded by the coding sequence ATGAAGAAAGCACTGATTACTGGTATCTCTGGGCAGGATGGCTCTTATTTGGCAGAGCTGTTGCTTACTAAAGGCTATGAAGTGCATGGCGTTGTCAGGCGGCAGGCTGTTGAGGATCCATCCCGTCAACTATTCAACCTTGAAACCATTAAAGATCGAGTAGTTCTGCACACTGCTTCTTTGGATAACCACTTATCCTTATACAAAGTAATTCGTGAGGTACAGCCAGATGAATGCTACCATCTAGCTGCTTCTAGCTTTGTGAGTTACTCATTCGACGATGAATCCTCAATTTTAACGAGTAACTTTAATGGTACACACTATCTGCTAGCTTCCATTAAGGAAATAATTCCCGAGTGCCGTTTCTTTTTTGCTGGTTCTAGCGAAATGTTCGGGCGAGTTTTAAGCGCTCCTCAAAATGAACTAACTCCTTTTAATCCTCGCTCAGTCTATGGCATTTCCAAGCTGGCGAGTTATCATCTTGTACGTAATTATCGTAATCAATATGGAATCTTTGCCTGTACAGGAATTCTTTACAATCATGAGTCGCCTCGACGAGACTTCAAGTTTGTGACACGCAAAGTAACTTCTACTGCAGCTAAAATCAAACTTGGGCTTGAAAACAAACTTTATTTGGGCAATCTAGAAGCTCTGCGCGATTGGGGTTATGCCCCAGACTACGTTGATGCAATGTGGTTGATGTTACAACGCTCAGCGCCCGAAGATTATGTAATTGCTTCTGGTACTAATCATTCAGTACAAGAGTTCGTTGACTGTGCTTTTAGGTGTGTAGGACTTGATTTTCGTGACTTTGTCGAACTTGATCAGCGATTTTATCGTGAGGGTGAAACAGTGCCACTATGCGGAAATAGCTATAAGATTCGAGAAGAACTAAACTGGAAAAGCGAGAGAAAGTTAGAAGACATCATTAAAGAGATGGTTGAGAATGATCTTAGGCTTCTCTCAGGCGACAGGCTGTAA
- the gmd gene encoding GDP-mannose 4,6-dehydratase: MTQPKRALITGITGQDGSYLAELLLEKGYQVHGVIRRTSTFNTDRIDRIYQDPHTSDARLFLHYGDLTDGTTLRRIIEEVQPIEIYNLGAQSHVRVSFDTPEYTVDATGMGTLRLLEAVRDYQQRTGSEVRFYQAGSSEMFGLVQAVPQKETTPFYPRSPYACAKVYAHWQTVNYRESYSLFACNGILFNHEGPRRGETFVTRKITRALARIVAGQQKKLYLGNLDAKRDWGYAKDYVQAMWLMLQQEEPDDYVIATGETHSIREFLDVAFGIANLDWQKYVEIDPRYFRPAEVELLLGDASKARTKLGWQPSVTFKELVEIMVNADLQALGGLEGSNGNGGCDVAFIRQTASSNRVQE; the protein is encoded by the coding sequence ATGACTCAACCTAAGCGAGCACTGATTACCGGCATTACAGGCCAAGATGGTTCTTATTTAGCAGAACTACTGCTGGAGAAAGGTTACCAAGTTCATGGTGTTATTCGACGGACCTCTACATTCAATACTGATCGCATTGACCGAATCTACCAAGATCCTCATACCTCAGATGCTCGTCTATTTCTACACTATGGCGATTTAACTGACGGTACTACACTGCGACGCATTATAGAAGAGGTTCAGCCTATTGAAATCTATAATCTTGGCGCTCAGTCCCACGTACGCGTCAGCTTTGATACGCCGGAGTATACAGTAGACGCGACTGGTATGGGCACTCTGCGGTTACTTGAAGCAGTCCGAGATTATCAACAACGGACCGGCAGTGAGGTGCGTTTTTATCAAGCTGGTTCCTCAGAAATGTTTGGTCTGGTACAAGCTGTTCCTCAAAAGGAGACAACACCTTTCTACCCCCGCAGTCCCTATGCCTGCGCTAAAGTTTACGCACACTGGCAAACCGTCAATTACCGCGAGTCCTATAGCTTGTTCGCCTGCAATGGCATTTTGTTCAACCACGAAGGTCCGCGTCGTGGTGAGACCTTTGTAACTCGTAAGATTACTCGCGCCTTGGCACGCATTGTTGCTGGGCAACAGAAAAAGCTCTACTTGGGCAACTTGGATGCCAAACGAGACTGGGGCTATGCCAAAGACTACGTCCAAGCTATGTGGTTAATGCTGCAGCAAGAGGAACCCGATGACTATGTGATTGCCACAGGCGAAACCCATTCAATTCGGGAGTTTCTCGATGTTGCTTTTGGGATAGCTAACCTGGATTGGCAGAAGTATGTTGAGATTGATCCGCGCTACTTTAGACCAGCAGAAGTTGAACTGCTGTTAGGTGATGCTAGCAAGGCCAGAACGAAACTAGGCTGGCAGCCGTCAGTAACCTTCAAAGAGTTAGTCGAGATCATGGTCAACGCTGATCTTCAGGCTTTAGGAGGTTTAGAGGGCTCAAATGGAAACGGAGGCTGTGATGTAGCCTTCATTCGTCAGACTGCCTCTAGCAACCGTGTTCAGGAATAA
- a CDS encoding glycosyltransferase, translating to MKIAFFVGEFPSLSQTFVLSQITGLIDRGHEVDIYADAAGNTVKMHPDVEKYRLLERTYYLPDVPDNGALRILYSLKLLLSNYFLDPVVASKALNVFKYGKKAASLKLLYASLPFFKRRPSYDIIQCHFGLCGVKAMLLRDIGAIQGKLVTTFHGVDISGNLRKFGNHIYDQLFDKGDFFLPISEHWRRRLVELGCNEKKIGVHHMGIDCSRFSFKPRQMHDDGCLRLVTIARLVEKKGVEYGIRAVAQLAKRGHSVEYTVVGDGDLRQDLEQLSQKLDVSHIVKLPGWKQQPEIIEILTGSDILLAPSVTSGDGDQEGIPVVLMEAMALGLPVLSTEHSGIPELVKHGHSGFLVPERDVDALVDKLELLIANADAWASMGKSGREYVEQYYDIHKLNNQLAETYEQLLAETVGMTTQNSVSKVLDPSPSSRIL from the coding sequence ATGAAAATCGCGTTCTTTGTCGGGGAATTTCCCTCGCTATCACAAACTTTTGTCCTGAGTCAAATCACAGGACTTATTGATCGGGGACATGAAGTTGATATTTACGCGGATGCAGCAGGCAATACAGTTAAAATGCACCCTGACGTAGAGAAATATAGATTGCTGGAGCGAACTTATTACTTACCTGATGTTCCGGACAACGGCGCTCTACGAATTTTATACAGTCTTAAACTTCTGCTTTCTAACTATTTTCTAGATCCGGTGGTTGCATCAAAAGCACTGAATGTCTTCAAATATGGAAAAAAAGCTGCATCTTTAAAACTGTTATACGCATCATTGCCATTTTTTAAGAGACGACCATCGTACGACATCATTCAGTGTCACTTTGGTTTATGTGGTGTCAAAGCTATGCTGCTAAGGGACATTGGAGCTATCCAAGGTAAGTTAGTAACAACGTTCCACGGAGTAGACATCAGCGGTAACCTCCGTAAATTCGGCAACCATATTTATGATCAACTATTCGATAAAGGAGACTTTTTCCTGCCTATTAGCGAACACTGGAGACGTCGGCTAGTGGAGCTAGGCTGCAACGAAAAGAAAATCGGCGTACATCATATGGGGATCGATTGCAGTAGGTTCAGCTTTAAACCTCGACAGATGCATGACGACGGTTGTCTACGTTTAGTCACAATTGCTCGGCTCGTCGAGAAAAAAGGTGTTGAGTATGGTATTCGTGCTGTTGCTCAGCTTGCTAAAAGAGGACACTCTGTTGAGTACACTGTTGTGGGCGACGGCGACCTGCGACAAGATTTAGAGCAATTGAGCCAGAAACTAGATGTCAGTCACATTGTCAAATTGCCTGGTTGGAAACAACAGCCAGAAATTATCGAGATTCTCACTGGCTCTGATATTTTGCTTGCACCAAGTGTAACAAGTGGAGATGGTGATCAAGAAGGTATTCCTGTTGTTTTGATGGAGGCAATGGCTCTTGGTCTACCAGTTCTCAGCACTGAGCATAGCGGTATCCCTGAATTGGTTAAACATGGACATTCCGGCTTCTTGGTTCCCGAACGGGACGTGGATGCTTTGGTTGATAAGCTAGAGCTACTAATTGCCAATGCAGATGCTTGGGCGAGCATGGGTAAGTCTGGACGAGAATACGTAGAACAGTACTATGATATTCACAAACTTAATAATCAGTTAGCAGAAACTTATGAGCAACTACTAGCCGAAACGGTGGGCATGACCACTCAGAACAGCGTTTCTAAAGTGTTAGACCCGAGTCCATCTTCAAGAATCCTTTAA
- a CDS encoding glycosyltransferase family 2 protein, whose product MDSSPNEQNSPAVSIVIPLYNKGKYIARGLNSILAQTYKNFEIIVVDDGSTDQGPSIVSSYTDPRVKLIYQANAGPGAARNRGIAESTAPLLSFLDADDEWAPELLERSIQHLQDHPDCALTVLGRYLGAERTSWELEAQRFGITRGPWRLPTRMDARLMKRAIDFFHPGAVVCRREVLERFGGFYAKDRCNYGEDVYLWVQIILNYKIYRDPAPLFWWHTEASEISAHSSRKILPPWPMLSDPEPLRKDCPAEYRTLLEQFLAYLALVAALRCINSDDSKTAHQLLKQYPLVRSLRRDYLGAQLDILLTSWPGLRGLIRRVASLVPS is encoded by the coding sequence ATGGACTCATCTCCAAACGAGCAGAATAGCCCTGCTGTTTCTATCGTGATACCTCTGTACAACAAAGGTAAATATATTGCTCGGGGCTTGAACTCCATTTTGGCTCAAACCTATAAAAACTTCGAGATCATTGTTGTTGATGATGGTTCTACTGATCAAGGGCCAAGCATCGTCAGTTCCTATACAGATCCCCGAGTAAAATTAATCTACCAAGCCAATGCTGGTCCTGGAGCAGCGCGTAATCGAGGGATTGCAGAAAGCACTGCTCCTTTGCTTTCATTTTTAGATGCGGATGATGAATGGGCACCAGAACTTCTGGAAAGGTCGATCCAGCATCTGCAAGACCATCCGGATTGTGCTCTAACTGTCTTAGGTCGTTATCTAGGAGCTGAGCGTACTAGCTGGGAGCTAGAGGCTCAACGCTTTGGCATCACACGAGGGCCTTGGAGATTACCAACCCGAATGGACGCCCGCCTGATGAAACGAGCCATTGACTTCTTTCATCCAGGAGCAGTGGTGTGTCGCCGCGAGGTTCTTGAACGCTTTGGAGGCTTCTATGCCAAGGATCGCTGCAACTACGGTGAAGATGTATATCTATGGGTGCAGATCATCCTTAATTACAAGATTTACCGCGATCCTGCTCCGCTGTTCTGGTGGCACACAGAAGCCTCAGAGATTTCGGCCCACAGCAGCCGCAAGATTTTGCCCCCTTGGCCTATGCTAAGTGACCCAGAGCCTCTGCGAAAAGATTGCCCCGCTGAGTACCGGACTTTGCTAGAGCAATTCTTAGCGTATCTCGCCCTAGTTGCAGCGTTGCGTTGCATTAACTCTGATGATTCTAAAACCGCCCATCAATTACTAAAGCAGTATCCTCTAGTGCGTAGCCTACGGCGGGATTATCTAGGTGCTCAATTAGATATTCTGCTAACATCTTGGCCTGGATTACGGGGACTGATCCGCAGAGTCGCATCCCTTGTTCCTTCCTGA